Proteins found in one Oryza glaberrima chromosome 4, OglaRS2, whole genome shotgun sequence genomic segment:
- the LOC127771090 gene encoding methyl-CpG-binding domain-containing protein 13-like gives MDSNEGSHRITRSGIVRAKPAVTADGKIEPAGEGLPHGWLKEYRPRKNQSGSRVKGDTFYIDPTNMYEFRSQKDVQRYLESGDVTNCVMIQNKRKMEDLHTARNQSHHTRRPSDHRQLDAGEGATQCDLPIARGNSARSDFLVNANSSDNSEDISSSVPKGVSEGKLTRLKLQKARVPNQSVEHESSTGEVANMEHKPKEKKQKTKPVKQISTPLRASPRLAALKINQEGNNEPKDEALSTNTDTANQSQPKLTKSPKAKANSSVLPEKSDGAHTSNASEIPQNKYPSATEQMQGSSVHPQQAGTADAMPGSALSSLLRSIWSDPCLKFAIKTLAGDIPALDFIPSQDMNKGTTPNCSSSAYDGSRNHAQVDHVGMPMPRPSDKFYGSGWFPPQ, from the exons ATGGATTCCAACGAGGGCTCTCATCGTATAACACGAAGTGGGATTGTTAGGGCAAAACCTGCTGTCACG GCCGATGGTAAGATTGAGCCTGCTGGGGAGGGGTTACCTCATGGCTGGTTGAAAGAATACAGGCCTCGGAAGAACCAATCTGGGTCTAGAGTCAAGGGTGATACG TTCTATATTGATCCAACCAATATGTATGAATTTCGTTCTCAAAAGGATGTTCAACGGTATCTTGAATCTGGAGATGTTACTAATTGTGTAATGATACAAAATAAGAGGAAAATGGAAGACCTGCACACTGCAAGAAACCAATCTCATCAT ACACGAAGACCATCTGATCACAGACAACTTGATGCTGGTGAAGGGGCTACTCAATGTGATCTACCAATAGCAAGAGGTAATAGTGCACGGAGTGATTTTTTGGTAAATGCAAACAGTTCAGACAATTCTGAAGATATATCATCATCAGTGCCCAAGGGTGTGTCCGAAGGGAAACTTACACGGTTAAAGCTTCAGAAGGCAAGGGTTCCGAATCAATCCGTGGAGCATGAATCTTCCACAGGAGAAGTAGCAAATATGGAGCATAAGCCCAaggaaaagaaacagaaaactAAACCTGTCAAACAGATCTCTACACCTCTTCGAGCGTCACCTCGTTTAGCTGCGCTGAAGATTAACCAAGAAGGCAATAATGAGCCCAAAGATGAAGCTCTCAGCACAAACACAGACACTGCTAATCAGTCGCAACCAAAGTTGACCAAAAGTCCTAAAGCAAAGGCTAATTCCTCTGTACTTCCTGAGAAGAGTGATGGAGCACATACTTCAAATGCTTCTGAAATTCCTCAAAACAAGTATCCATCAGCTACCGAGCAAATGCAAGGATCATCTGTTCATCCTCAACAGGCTGGAACAGCTGATGCTATGCCTGGGTCCGCCCTTTCATCGTTATTGCGAAGTATCTGGTCAGATCCATGCCTCAAGTTTGCGATCAAGACTCTTGCTGGTGACATCCCTGCTCTAGACTTCATTCCATCACAGGACATGAACAAAGGGACGACACCGAATTGTTCCTCTTCTGCTTATGATGGTAGTAGAAACCATGCACAAGTCGACCATGTCGGCATGCCAATGCCAAGGCCATCAGATAAGTTCTACGGCAGTGGCTGGTTTCCTCCCCAGTGA